From Gopherus flavomarginatus isolate rGopFla2 chromosome 7, rGopFla2.mat.asm, whole genome shotgun sequence, the proteins below share one genomic window:
- the LOC127055239 gene encoding CARD- and ANK-domain containing inflammasome adapter protein-like has product MYLNSLFTNPYAIEVLKTKKEELVEGINNPDHLLNWLIDNGIFTPEKKMVMSYYRTRIAKNSRVLDILVSQGERACRLFFYPCLKQVEPNLYNRVKKYVSDVNESIEDARRQLVGYLLEKDKEWTETTSEQNQEKKDIPRHILSKQERATKEKVKQTQNLPAAKPKKDDSNAVNIFDAAAKGDLSDLAKVLKENNINAVNASDKTLLHIAAANGHVAIIEYLINKGAKLDVKDKKGRTPMHRAAEKGQDDAVKVLLQAGAYIYSLDKEAKTPLHLAAENHHTHILKRILKEEARCYKDQQNFLHMAALKDESNLAQMLLKNGAPVDAKDEKGQTALGYAISQGFEKTVKVLLEAGASIDSNIIDVAFNNNKQSIFRILLEYSKGLSPDMMVSALFKAVQKNLHGTVAALADRGTDINARNEMQYTPLLMACEMGKTETAEVLIAKGASLEERMPNSNTVLHLAVQAEAVSITNLLLRKGMNANITSQGEQTPLHVAAFHNKGSIVDILINAGAKINAVTKELVTPLHVASQRGNVDVAQQLLNYKANVNAKDKQSKTPLHLAAEKGDHAMVELLLSFNADPNAMDKEKKTPLHTAAMGGHLNTVKVLLAQKARFGIKDMDGCTPMHYATIKGNAEIVQILLTAGKNKNIDDKNIWRKTPLHLAAEHGHGDLINLLLSNGSAINALDNNKDTPLHCACKAGHFNSVNSLVSWSQGEKANLQATNGLKKTPLQVAEFSASDNQAQIVTLLKKKMLIR; this is encoded by the coding sequence ATGTATTTAAACAGCTTGTTTACAAATCCATATGCCATAGAAGTCCTAAAGACAAAAAAGGAAGAACTGGTAGAAGGCATAAACAACCCAGACCATCTTCTTAATTGGCTGATAGACAATGGTATTTTTACACCAGAGAAAAAAATGGTTATGTCCTACTACAGAACACGAATAGCAAAGAACTCCCGGGTTTTGGATATCCTGGTTTCTCAAGGTGAGCGAGCTTGCAGGCTGTTTTTTTATCCATGTCTAAAACAAGTGGAGCCAAATCTATATAATAGAGTTAAAAAATATGTCAGTGATGTGAATGAAAGTATTGAAGATGCTAGGAGACAACTGGTAGGGTATCTACTTGAAAAGGACAAGGAATGGACTGAAACGACCAGTGAACAAAACCAAGAGAAGAAAGATATTCCTAGGCATATTTTATCAAAGCAAGAAAGAGCAACTAAAGAGAAAGTTAAACAAACGCAAAATTTACCTGCAGCAAAACCTAAGAAAGATGATTCTAATGCTGTTAATATCTTTGATGCAGCTGCTAAAGGTGATCTTTCTGATCTAGCAAAAGTATTGAAGGAGAATAATATTAATGCAGTAAACGCCTCAGATAAAACACTTCTGCATATTGCAGCTGCTAATGGACATGTTGCAATAATTGAATATTTAATTAACAAAGGTGCTAAACTAGATGTAAAGGATAAAAAGGGAAGAACACCAATGCACAGGGCCGCTGAAAAAGGCCAGGATGATGCAGTGAAAGTGCTTCTCCAAGCTGGTGCCTACATATACAGTTTGGATAAAGAAGCCAAGACCCCACTTCATTTGGCTGCTGAGAACCACCACACTCACATACTAAAGAGGATCCTGAAAGAAGAAGCAAGATGCTACAAGGACCAGCAAAACTTCTTACACATGGCAGCTCTCAAAGATGAGAGCAACCTTGCACAAATGCTTTTAAAGAATGGTGCCCCAGTTGATGCAAAGGATGAGAAGGGACAGACTGCTTTGGGTTACGCCATTTCCCAGGGATTTGAAAAAACTGTAAAGGTGTTGCTAGAAGCTGGAGCCAGCATTGACTCTAACATCATTGATGTAGCCTTCAATAATAACAAACAATCCATATTCAGAATACTGCTGGAATATTCTAAAGGATTATCCCCTGACATGATGGTGTCAGCTCTTTTTAAAGCTGTCCAGAAGAACCTGCATGGCACTGTAGCAGCTTTAGCTGACAGAGGCACAGATATCAACGCCCGCAATGAAATGCAATACACACCTTTACTCATGGCATGTGAAATGGGTAAAACAGAGACTGCAGAAGTTCTCATTGCAAAGGGGGCTAGTTTAGAGGAGAGGATGCCCAACTCAAACACGGTTTTACACTTGGCAGTTCAAGCCGAGGCAGTCTCCATCACAAATCTGCTTCTCCGCAAAGGGATGAATGCTAACATCACAAGCCAGGGAGAGCAAACACCGCTCCATGTTGCTGCATTTCATAATAAGGGATCTATAGTTGACATTTTAATCAATGCTGGGGCCAAAATTAATGCTGTCACTAAGGAATTAGTCACTCCCTTGCATGTCGCAAGCCAAAGAGGTAATGTTGATGTTGCTCAGCAGCTGCTGAATTACAAAGCCAACGTTAATGCAAAAGATAAGCAGTCAAAGACACCCTTACATCTTGCTGCTGAAAAGGGAGATCATGCAATGGTGGAGCTGCTTCTTAGTTTTAATGCTGATCCCAATGCAATGGACAAGGAGAAAAAGACCCCACTTCACACTGCAGCTATGGGAGGCCATCTCAATACAGTTAAAGTTCTGTTAGCGCAGAAGGCCAGATTTGGAATTAAGGACATGGATGGCTGCACACCAATGCACTATGCGACCATCAAAGGCAATGCAGAGATAGTACAGATCCTTTTGACAGCAGGGAAGAATAAAAATATTGATGATAAAAATATCTGGAGAAAGACTCCACTGCATCTTGCAGCAGAACATGGACATGGTGACTTGATAAATTTGTTGTTGAGTAATGGGTCAGCCATTAATGCTTTAGACAACAACAAGGATACCCCATTGCATTGTGCTTGCAAGGCTGGTCATTTTAACTCGGTAAACTCACTTGTCAGCTGGTCTCAGGGAGAGAAAGCAAACTTACAAGCCACTAATGGCCTCAAAAAGACTCCACTGCAAGTAGCAGAATTTAGCGCAAGTGACAACCAAGCTCAGATTGTAACActtctgaaaaagaaaatgttaataAGATGA